A region from the Lolium perenne isolate Kyuss_39 chromosome 4, Kyuss_2.0, whole genome shotgun sequence genome encodes:
- the LOC127349261 gene encoding serine/threonine-protein phosphatase 7 long form homolog — protein MTVTLQDMSMILALPIEGKPLCIDTSCEDWRGKMFDLIGKAPDEIVNKRGEKLRVSAGATFTWISQNFKTCLEGASRDVIKLYARVYVWYVITRTLFPDCSGNTAQWHWLKALTKMETKWSWGSAALAFLYRQLDEACCRIGKDACIGGPLLLLSIWSWERFPVGRPRVLDYKKYNDHGNQLRRPTWAYQWDIVSEFSGDPIAAYQTYTNEFDNLTPEQVEWEPYGPRSQLGNASTFTLNPACMAEAHLWYLHCPLVCMWAVEHHMPQRVMRQFGLLQPCPPEWKDTSIVLHGFDRRRTKKTDWHNIHKKHVKKFVMRVEEQKKAKGIQYEEHSEDAFNQYLRWFLDNTRVQILPDAYGHEILEEPLIFDDIATLKYNKLVR, from the exons ATGACCGTGACTTTGCAGGACATGTCGATGATACTTGCACTCCCCATTGAGGGGAAGCCACTATGTATCGACACATCTTGTGAAGACTGGCGTGGCAAGATGTTTGACCTTATTGGCAAGGCTCCTGATGAGATTGTAAACAAGAGGGGTGAGAAATTAAGGGTCTCCGCCGGGGCTACTTTCACTTGGATCTCACAGAACTTCAAGACATGCCTGGAGGGGGCCAGCCGTGATGTGATTAAGCTATACGCACGTGTGTATGTGTGGTATGTTATCACGAGAACTCTATTTCCTGACTGCAGTGGGAATACCGCTCAGTGGCACTGGTTGAAGGCGTTAACCAAAATGGAGACTAAATGGAGTTGGGGTTCGGCGGCATTGGCCTTCTTGTACCGCCAG ttggacgaagcttgttgCAGGATCGGTAAGGACGCTTGCATTGGTGGTCCGTTGCTTCTTCTATCGATTTGGAGCTGGGAGCGCTTCCCTGTCGGAAGGCCTCGTGTTCTCGATTACAAGAAGTACAATGATCACGGCAACCAGTTGCGGCGACCCACTTGGGCTTATCAGTGGGACATTGTCTCCGAGTTCAGTGGCGACCCAATAGCGGCCTATCAGACGTACACCAACGAGTTTGATAACCTAACACCGGAGCAG gtggaatgggagccatatggtcCTCGATCGCAGCTTGGTAACGCTTCAACATTCACACTTAACCCGGCTTGCATGGCGGAAGCTCATCTTTGGTATCTGCATTGTCCCTTGGTATGCATGTGGGCCGTTGAGCATCATATGCCACAGCGGGTTATGAGACAATTTGGATTACTTCAGCCTTGCCCTCCTGAATGGAAGGACACGAGTATAGTACTTCACGG CTTTGACaggaggaggaccaagaagacggATTGGCACAACATTCATAAGAAGCATGTGAAGAAATTCGTCATGCGAGTGGAGGAACAGAAGAAAGCGAAAGGAATCCAATATGAAGAACATAGCGAGGATGCTTTCAACCAGTACCTCCGTTGGTTTCTTGACAACACTCGTGTTCAGATCCTTCCGGACGCTTATGGGCATGAGATTTTGGAAGAGCCCTTGATATTCGACGATATTGCCACCCTCAAGTACAACAAGCTTGTTAGGTAA
- the LOC127297308 gene encoding transcription factor bHLH57 — MPCPPPMERMQLQGPIITSLCWADAAVAGTASAAQVPFLALLQGAMGDGGAGMKREYSAFECRPAASDVDLLESCVTQAMAAPQVADTPAATTRVHAERRRKRPRARPRATPPPEKRKKPEEAECQRMTHIAVERNRRRLMNDHLASLRALIPSDYIPRSDQATVVGGAIDYVKQLEQQLVALQALAAAQRGGGGVTVGTAASAASDGVFVSPQYTSYSESRGIGGGVDVEAMAAVGGHVRVRVAGRRWPGRLVRAVAAMEDLRLAVLHLAVTSVGNDAVVYCFNLKIEDGCEVATADEVATVVHQIFAYAAGACC, encoded by the exons ATGCCCTGCCCTCCTCCAATGGAGAGGATGCAGCTGCAAGGCCCCATCATCACCTCCCTG TGCTGGGCGGACGCGGCGGTGGCGGGTACTGCGAGCGCCGCGCAGGTGCCGTTCCTGGCGCTGCTCCAGGGCGCCATGGGGGACGGCGGAGCGGGGATGAAGCGGGAGTACAGCGCCTTCGAGTGCCGACCGGCTGCGTCGGACGTCGACCTGCTCGAGAGCTGCGTCACCCAGGCAATGGCGGCGCCCCAGGTGGCCGATACGCCGGCGGCGACGACAAGGGTTCACGCGGAGAGGCGGAGGAAGCGGCCGAGGGCGCGCCcgcgcgccacgccgccgccggagaagcgCAAGAAGCCCGAGGAGGCCGAGTGCCAGCGGATGACGCACATCGCCGTCGAGCGAAACCGCCGCCGCCTCATGAACGACCACCTCGCCTCCCTCCGCGCCCTCATCCCCTCCGACTACATCCCACGA AGTGACCAAGCGACGGTGGTGGGCGGAGCGATCGACTACGTGAAGCAGCTGGAGCAGCAGCTGGTGGCGCTGCAGGCGTTGGCGGCGGCGCAGCGAGGCGGGGGAGGCGTCACGGTGGGGACGGCGGCCTCGGCCGCGTCGGACGGCGTGTTCGTGTCGCCGCAGTACACGAGCTACTCCGAGTCCCGCGGCATCGGCGGGGGCGTGGACGTGGAGGCGATGGCCGCGGTGGGCGGCCACGTGCGGGTGCGCGTCGCGGGGAGGAGGTGGCCGGGGCGGCTCGtgcgcgccgtcgccgccatggAGGACCTCAGGCTCGCCGTGCTGCACCTCGCGGTCACATCCGTCGGGAACGACGCCGTCGTCTACTGCTTCAATCTTAAG ATCGAGGACGGGTGCGAGGTAGCGACGGCTGACGAGGTGGCGACGGTGGTGCACCAGATCTTCGCCTACGCCGCCGGCGCGTGCTGCTGA